DNA from Triticum aestivum cultivar Chinese Spring chromosome 7D, IWGSC CS RefSeq v2.1, whole genome shotgun sequence:
GTGGTGTTCCCTACTTTTTATGTGGGAGCAAATAAAATGATCATCATAATATAATACACAGAGGTCATAAACAAGAAAAAATATTCTTTTGTTTTTCGTTATTATAATCTGCACCCTTTCTGTTTTTATTCCATACATTTACTCAGATAGTTGTAATTGACTCTCTGTACTAGCTTTACCTTTTTACTATTTCCTTTTTAGTTATTTATTAATATAATTAAACTTTCATCAGTTGCTTGATATGCATCTTTATAACTGTGTATCCATTGGATACTGTAATGTTTTTGGAAACATGACAGGTGGAATTTTACTTCAGTGATGTCAATCTAGCTACAACTGACCATCTGATGAAGTATATTACTAAAGATCCAGATGGATTTGGTGAGTTTAACCTGTTAAATTTGAAAAAAGCACTCGATCATGCTGTTTACTCTCATTTATGTTTCTTTCATCTGACATTTGCTGGCCAAAATCAATTAAAATTTAGCAATAGAAGTAGGCACATATATGATGATAAAAATCTTACAAAGTGCTGATACAGCCATAATTTTCTTCTTGGATATTTTCTGTTATACTAATAAGTTAAGTAATAAGTTGTGCTCAGTTTGTGGTACTACCTCTGGCAGGTAATCTTCTACTATATGTTAGGCCGCAGAGTATTGACACATTCGAAAATGGAAAAAATGTTGCTTTGAAACTTTGAAGTATGAAATGTGCTTGCATTGTTGATGCTACGCATCATTAATTCATTACGGGGAGCTGCATGCCATTCTTTGCGTGCTTTTTCCATTTGGGTTTTATTTTGCCGGATAACAGTTGATACTTCTCCAATATCAGCGAGTAGTTTACAAAAAAAAATCGAAACTGTTTTCACTATTTTCTTTTGTCTTACAGTGCCGATGACAGTGGTTGCATCCTTCAGGAAGATTCGAGAATTAATTGATAGATCCTTGTTGCCTGGTGCATTACGTACATCAACAGAGCTGGTAAGTATCTCAACCAAATCGTCATATTTACCTGTTTACTCTTTTTTTTGGATATGCATATTCTTTCCGTATTGACACAGCCCAAGTAATTGGCTTGCATATACTTTATATTGCTGCTTAATCAAGATATGTGCTAGTTAGATCTGGGAGATGACTGCCTCAGCACATCCATGCAGTGataaagcaaaaaaagaagtttctaGGAACCTGTACCATCCTACTGAAACTCTGAAAGAGCTATCCTGTGATATCATGCATCCGCACTCTCTTGTTCAACTTTCCCCTGATCCAAACGCAAGAAATTATAGTCTGTGTGGTTCTTTACTTTCCTTTATCATTTATAGGTAGTTTCAGATGACGGGAAGATGGTTACGCGACGAGTGCCCTTCTCTGATGTGGATGCTGAAGAAGTTCAGGTTAGCATGTAATCCGTGGAGTCTTCTATTTGCTATGTCATGCTTCTGAAACTTACTTATTTCTGTACTCAGTCTCGAATTATTGTTGCTGAAAAATTACCTGAGGATCATCGCTATCAGAATCTTATGAGGATTTTCTCCACTGTTGGGAGGTATGGATCTCTGTTACCATGATTAATTATGGGTGCAATGTTGAAGACTGATATTATCTATATTGCAGTGTGAAATCAATACGTACATGCTATCCACAAGGGATCGATATTTCTGCCGGCAAATCATCAAGGATTGAGATGCTTTTTGCTAATAAGGTATGTGTATGATCTATCTACCTCTATATGAATTCTCAACGTTGGTGAGTCATAGCATAGCTTCTTCCGAAGCAATGTATCAGTTGTAAGATATTTTCACACCTGTTTGTTCCAATGTCGTTTCTATTTTGCTGTGCTTGCAGCTGCATGCTTTTGTGGAGTATGGAACTGTTGAAGATGCTGAAAAGGCGGTATGTCATCTTGACTGCTATCCAGTCGTCCTTTGGCGCTTGTCTTCTAGCATATAAAAGAAGAATCTTTTCTGTTTACAGGTTGCTGAGTTTAGCGGCGGCAGAAACTGGAGGGATGGGCCTAGAGTTCGTTCGCTGCTTGGTTGCCTGGTACCTTAATGAATCCTGACCAATTCAATGTCTTTTTTTATTGGTCATTCCATGTTTTATGCAAAATTTGAAGTAATCATAGATTGATTGTGACCATAATGCACACAAAACTGTCATGTGTTTCTTATTTGTCTTACTATTCTGGCTAGATCTATTTGTCATTAACATCTGGAATATCGGTTATCCACTTGCATCATTCTTGGTGTAGCTATTATATTTGACTGACGAGTGTAAGTCTGCTTAGTGAAGATTACGTTTAAAGGACAGACTGTTCCCACAAGACTTGTTTAATATCACCGTTATACCACATGCTTCATCGTAGAAGATGCTTTTCTTTTTCACATTTAATTTTGTTACTGGCCACTAGAAACATGGGATTGGTCAAGGAAGAAAAGGTGGAGATGAGGAGGCTGCGGATGAAGATGATCCTGAAGAGTATGAAGCAGAAGATGCTGCCCAGGTATCTATCATGTACTACAGCATGCTCATGCGTTAGAAACTTGATTAAGAATGGATTGTCTAATGGGTTGTTTCTTATGTAGGGTGAGGATGGTTTCTATGACAAAGCTGGAATGAGGCAAGGGAGAGGCCGAGGACGCGGTGGAAGAGGCCGGGGCCGGGGCCAGTACCATGGCCAGAGCCGGGACGGCGGGCACCCAATCGGCACTCCTCCATCGAATCACAGTGCTGAGCATCCGGTGGTGTCCAAGC
Protein-coding regions in this window:
- the LOC123165330 gene encoding la-related protein 6B, whose amino-acid sequence is MAQDEVPESSSPSSAAAGRLNAAAPEFTPRSAAPHQAHPHRRGPHHHHHHHHQPHHQHQHQYRHQHHHQGEDEGDAAAVVDNAQLVLPEELARRVVKQVEFYFSDVNLATTDHLMKYITKDPDGFVPMTVVASFRKIRELIDRSLLPGALRTSTELVVSDDGKMVTRRVPFSDVDAEEVQSRIIVAEKLPEDHRYQNLMRIFSTVGSVKSIRTCYPQGIDISAGKSSRIEMLFANKLHAFVEYGTVEDAEKAVAEFSGGRNWRDGPRVRSLLGCLKHGIGQGRKGGDEEAADEDDPEEYEAEDAAQGEDGFYDKAGMRQGRGRGRGGRGRGRGQYHGQSRDGGHPIGTPPSNHSAEHPVVSKPPPGPRMPDGTKGFAMGRGKPQVSPAVLSDA